The following nucleotide sequence is from Streptomyces sp. NBC_00239.
ACGTGTTCGCTCGCAGCGTGCGGCGGCGGCGCCGTGCGTGTCCCCTCTCCGGGCTAATGTGGTCCGGGTACGGCGCGGTACACCGCGCGACCTGGACACCGTCGGAGGGACATAGCCGTGGAGGTCAAGATCGGCGTGCAGCACGCACCCCGGGAGATCGTGCTGGAGAGCGAGCTCGGCGCCGAGGAGCTGGAGCGTGTCATCACCGACGCGCTGTCCGGCAAGACGCAGCTGCTCTCGCTGACGGACATCAAGGGCCGCAAGGTCCTGGTTCCGGCCGACCGGCTCTCGTACGTGGACATCGGCGAGCCGTCCACGCGCAAGGTGGGCTTCGGCGCCTAGTAGTCGCCCGAATCACAACGGAACGGCCCGGTGGCAGTGACCACCGGGCCGTTCCGTGTTTTCCGGGGCGCCTTTCCGACGTGTGTTCCCGTTTCCGCGCCGTGTTTCCGATTCGCGTTCCGTTTCCCTACCG
It contains:
- a CDS encoding DUF3107 domain-containing protein is translated as MEVKIGVQHAPREIVLESELGAEELERVITDALSGKTQLLSLTDIKGRKVLVPADRLSYVDIGEPSTRKVGFGA